A region from the Etheostoma spectabile isolate EspeVRDwgs_2016 chromosome 9, UIUC_Espe_1.0, whole genome shotgun sequence genome encodes:
- the rp2 gene encoding protein XRP2, translating to MGCFFSKKSKRKSSEKDDRTPTTTTVETTTSNAVPLGNNTDEAPKQYSWDKREKVDPKDYMLSGLKDVTVGRLPGKLNGQQFVIQECENCNIYVFDHSATITIDDCVNCRIVLGPIKGSVFFRDCKDIKCVVACQQFRTRDCKKMEVFLCCATQPIIESSTGMKFGCFQYFYPELAFHFKDAGLSIFNNNWSNIHDFTPVSGENNWSLLPETSSVLDHIPIPDPESEFKSVRISTDPQRSIVPLTKGGRRKDSEESCLFVFFSGEYTTANARKLIDEATAKGFVLIQTKEVSMRPEDVKRVFQNSAEDLVEWITKGPVIALELSGDGVVAGCKNIANEVFSGTKVFVSDNKNTSSQDVDSFFNFADMQMGL from the exons ATGGGGTGCTTCTTTTCgaaaaaatccaaaagaaagTCCTCCGAAAAAGATGACCGCACACCGACAACAACGACTGTCGAAACGACGACAAGCAACGCGGTTCCCCTTGGCAACAACACCGACGAGGCACCGAAGCAATACAGCTGGGATAAGAGAGAAAAG GTGGATCCAAAGGACTACATGCTGTCAGGGCTCAAAGATGTCACGGTGGGCCGTCTGCCCGGCAAACTGAACGGGCAACAGTTCGTCATCCAGGAGTGCGAGAATTGCAACATCTACGTGTTCGACCACTCGGCAACTATCACTATCGATGACTGTGTCAATTGCCGCATTGTTCTAGGACCTATCAAGGGCAGTGTGTTTTTCAGGGACTGTAAAGACATCAAGTGCGTGGTGGCCTGTCAGCAGTTTCGCACCCGAGACTGTAAAAAGATGGAGGTGTTCTTGTGCTGTGCCACTCAGCCCATCATTGAGTCATCTACGGGTATGAAGTTTGGCTGCTTTCAGTACTTCTACCCCGAGCTGGCCTTCCACTTCAAAGATGCCGGGCTCAGCATATTCAACAACAACTGGAGCAACATCCACGACTTCACGCCGGTGTCCGGAGAGAACAACTGGAGCTTGTTGCCAGAGACTTCATCGGTTCTGGATCATATACCGATCCCAGACCCTGAGTCTGAATTCAAATCTGTTCGAATCTCCACTGACCCCCAACGCAGCATTGTGCCTTTGACAAAGGGAGGCAGGCGTAAGGACAGTGAAGAGTCCTGcctctttgttttcttctcaGGAGAATACACCACTGCAAATGCCCGCAAACTGATCGATGAG GCCACTGCTAAAGGTTTTGTGCTGATCCAGACAAAAGAAGTGTCAATGCGACCTGAAGATGTGAAGAGAGTGTTTCAGAACAGTGCAGAGGATCTTGTGGAGTGGATCACCAAAG GTCCTGTCATCGCCCTCGAGCTGAGCGGGGACGGAGTTGTAGCCGGCTGCAAGAACATCGCTAATGAAGTGTTCAGTGGAACCAAG gTCTTTGTCTCTGATAACAAAAATACATCCTCTCAAGATGTGGACAGCTTCTTCAATTTTGCTGACATGCAGATGGGCTTGTAA
- the jade3 gene encoding protein Jade-3: MKRLRSSSSSDSSDNESPSTSFCSSNKYGGKPETPASNPKKPAEVFRKDLISAMKLPDSHHVSPEDYYLLADTWKQEWEKGVQVPASPDTIPEPSVRVITEKPKEVLYNHQRKYVQCSGQESTEPGYVNIKELAEAMCRYDLDDMDLYWLHALNRELHRMGEEPIDELTMERTMEALESQCYDNMNHAIETVEGLGIEYDEDVICDVCRSPDSEEGNDMVFCDKCNICVHQACYGIVKVPVGNWLCRTCVLGIDPQCLLCPQKGGAMKATRAGTKWAHVSCALWIPEVSIACPERMEPITKVSHIPPSRWSLICSLCKWKTGACIQCSVKNCTTPFHVTCAFEHSLEMKTILDEGDEVKFKSYCLKHSQSKAGETGLSPARSKPPAEAVKVGQRAQRLQELEEEFYTLIQPEDLARALGLSARLVDFISQYWKLKRRANFNKALLPPKEEENLVLQPQEHSIHTRMRMFMHLRQDLERVRNLCYMVSRREKLKVLQSKAQEQMFNLHVKLLNQELSAGLPASSPVESMLFRPPPRITLKLKMPKSSSLGNGNSCSKSGNGPLCPDNSGNVSEHAGEGLGQGKPQLHGRGRREERSNGRLSASSHSRSPALPVKPTGKPLALHAALHGHSSNSNGKLDHRPCVAKSNGHLEKFVAQKDGSCQTPSDQDASNQASDKNSFRKSAMEHFGRSFKEATINLVRTTEGLRASDKLSRKGSAKERLWAKPVIEHKVKSARSYQDSDGYCPDLELSDSEPEAKGRHRQRAEPPQPDAPRKGVSRGKQSLGSRHPIKR, translated from the exons ATGAAACGTCTCAGGTCTTCAAGCAGCAGCGACAGTTCTGACAATGAGA GTCCCTCTACCTCGTTCTGCTCCTCCAATAAGTATGGCGGCAAACCGGAAACCCCCGCCTCCAACCCGAAGAAACCGGCTGAA GTGTTCAGAAAAGACCTGATCAGTGCCATGAAGCTGCCTGACTCCCACCATGTGTCCCCAGAGGACTACTACCTGCTGGCAGACACCTGGAAGCAGGAGTGGGAGAAGGGAGTCCAGGTCCCGGCGAGTCCAGATACCATCCCAGAGCCGTCAGTCAG AGTTATTACGGAGAAGCCCAAGGAGGTGCTGTACAACCACCAGCGGAAGTACGTCCAGTGCTCGGGCCAGGAGTCAACAGAACCAGGTTATGTCAACATCAAAGAGCTGGCAGAGGCCATGTGTCGCTACGATCTGGACGACATGGACCTTTACTGGCTGCATGCACTCAACAGAGAGCTCCACCGCATGG GAGAGGAGCCCATAGACGAGCTGACAATGGAACGCACCATGGAGGCCCTGGAGAGTCAGTGCTATGACAACATGAACCACGCCATTGAGACGGTGGAAGGCCTGGGGATTGAATACGACGAGGACGTTATCTGTGACGTGTGCCGCTCCCCCGACAGTGAAGAAGGGAACGACATGGTGTTCTGTGACAAGTGCAACATCTGTGTGCATCAG GCATGTTACGGCATAGTCAAAGTGCCTGTTGGAAACTGGCTGTGTAGGACGTGTGTCCTCGGCATCGACCCGCAGTGCCTTCTGTGTCCTCAGAAGGGTGGTGCCATGAAGGCCACACGAGCCGGCACCAAGTGGGCACATGTGAGCTGTGCCCTGTGGATACCAGAG GTGAGCATTGCTTGTCCCGAGAGGATGGAGCCCATCACCAAGGTGTCCCACATCCCACCCAGCCGCTGGTCTCTCATCTGCAGTCTGTGTAAATGGAAGACCGGGGCTTGTATCCAG TGCTCAGTAAAGAACTGCACTACTCCTTTCCATGTGACATGCGCCTTTGAGCACAGCCTGGAGATGAAGACCATCCTGGATGAAGGCGACGAAGTCAAGTTCAAGTCTTACTGCCTCAAGCACAGCCAGTCCAAAGCTGGGGAGACGGGCCTGAGCCCGGCCCGCTCCAAACCCCCCGCGGAGGCGGTGAAGGTGGGTCAACGGGCCCAGAGACtgcaggagctggaggaggagttCTACACTCTGATCCAGCCCGAGGATCTGGCCCGGGCCCTCGGGCTGTCCGCGCGCCTCGTGGACTTCATCTCTCAGTACTGGAAGCTAAAGAGGAGAGCCAACTTTAACAAAGCTCTGCTGCCCCCTAAGGAGGAGGAGAACCTGGTGCTGCAGCCGCAGGAGCACAGCATCCACACACGCATGCGGATGTTCATGCACCTGCGCCAGGATTTGGAGAGG GTGAGGAATTTGTGTTACATGGTGAGTCGGCGGGAGAAGCTGAAGGTGTTGCAGAGCAAAGCCCAGGAGCAGATGTTCAACTTGCATGTGAAGCTCTTGAACCAGGAGCTCTCTGCTG GTCTTCCTGCTTCATCGCCAGTGGAGAGTATGCTGTTTCGGCCTCCTCCAAGGATAACTCTGaagctgaaaatgcccaaatcCTCAAGTCTTGGAAATGGTAATTCCTGCTCCAAATCTGGTAATGGGCCGCTCTGCCCCGACAATAGCGGCAATGTTTCTGAACATGCAGGTGAAGGGCTGGGTCAGGGGAAGCCTCAGCTGCACGGACGCGGTCGGAGAGAGGAGCGCTCCAACGGACGGCTGTCTGCCTCCAGCCACTCACGCAGCCCAGCGCTGCCTGTAAAACCCACTGGCAAACCTTTAGCCCTGCACGCTGCGCTGCACGGCCACTCATCCAACAGTAACGGAAAACTGGACCACCGGCCGTGCGTGGCTAAATCTAACGGCCACTTAGAGAAGTTTGTGGCTCAGAAGGACGGTTCTTGCCAGACGCCCAGTGACCAGGACGCTTCAAATCAGGCTTCGGACAAGAACAGCTTTCGCAAGTCTGCCATGGAGCACTTTGGTAGGTCCTTTAAAGAGGCGACCATTAACTTGGTACGGACCACAGAGGGCCTGCGGGCCTCCGACAAACTGTCCCGAAAAGGCTCAGCCAAGGAGAGACTATGGGCTAAGCCCGTGATTGAGCACAAAGTGAAAAGCGCTAGATCGTACCAGGACAGCGACGGATACTGTCCCGACCTGGAGCTCAGTGACTCAGAGCCAGAGGCCAAAGGGAGGCACAGGCAGCGGGCCGAGCCGCCCCAGCCAGATGCTCCAAGGAAAGGGGTCAGTCGTGGGAAACAGTCGCTGGGCTCCAGGCACCCCATAAAAAGGTGA